A portion of the uncultured Bacteroides sp. genome contains these proteins:
- a CDS encoding two-component regulator propeller domain-containing protein: MKRFLLLTLFLLCLLSSVSAYPNMIVEHYTVEQGLPNNIVHCSLKGKNGFMWFGTWYGLCSFDGTKFKAYNNRDGLYSDLPPRKIQSILEDKNGFLWMKTVDRKLYIFDKVHERFHAVYDDMKEYSENIQIIKIQKTLEGDVLLLTKDKSLLRASTTTDGKIEIKLLHDSGVNVALYDWRLRNNVFCETKEYINWIGTDYKIFSYKKGNQMHAKPANFITEKMGIDATTEFTCAFGSGKAVWMADRHGNIYRIDLSFGVVSKHKLPGITSGIENLLVTDAGLVYVSVAGQGVYEYHQKSQSLRKLPVSMFRTPVSSSFIDKYDKVWLQAGNEGIICYDPLNNNSKQYSFPSGTAIGDFSVQDAGEQGIFFLAPSGELLLFDRETHAMMRMNQMKQLSIDEGAHLFLGQFLDKDGILWLLSSTAGVYRVNFPKKQFRLLDPHQFTPGSQNPATGSIGIKALFQSRNGDIWIGTRWQKVYRLDKNGQLKQIFSAENYQIGNVYHMMEDDRGNLWFSTKGSGLVKAEPDESSSLGFRFTRYTNDPHHSNSISGNEVYFSFQDSKGRIWVGVLAGGLNLITQEKGQTVFKHKYNGLKHYPSYGLYMDVRNMAEDKDGRIWIGTMDGLMSFDSNFKSSDQIVFETYRSESASSNIADNDIYVLYKDRDENIWVSVFGGGVNKLIGYDKTTHRPLFKSYGLKEGLNNDVVVSIVEDKDKNLWFATESGLSLFDKKTERIRNFDKYDGFLSVKMEENSALKTLNGELWLGCKQGVLIFSPDKLETLNVNYQTYIVDFLVSNRDIRSFKDNPILMESVKYADSITLKHNQSMFTIEFAALNYYNQNRVSYRYILEGYENEWHSNGKNRIASYTNVPPGDYVFRVQSIDEANPQLLSEKRLAITILPPWWLTWWAYCIYAVLVIALLWGVLKASLFMIKMKNEVYIEQRLSELKIKFFTNISHELRTPLTLIKGPIQEIKEKEALSPKGVQYVELMEKNTNQMLQLVNQILDFRKIQSGKMRLHISQINLNSMVKSFQKEFRVLAEENEISFSFQVPDEAIYLWADQEKLGIVIRNIISNAFKFTPSGGSIFVSIGLVEGAERCYVRVEDTGVGIPQNKLSEIFERFSQGENARNAYYQGTGIGLALSKEIINLHHGLVAAESQEQEGAVFTVELLLGKDHYKRSEVDFYVGGSELDAESPPEEQTDALDEEESDKEDEMDSSLPTLLLVEDNKDLGNLLKLQLEDRYNVYLALNGVEGLKKVLLYHPDIVVTDQMMPEMSGTEMLQRIRKDFQISHIPVIILTAKNDDEAKTKAISMGANAYITKPFSKEYLIARMEQLLSERKLFRERVWQQSDEKQPDSYEQYLVKKDVQLLDKIHQVIEENLDNSDFNIDTIAANVGLSRSAFFKKLKSLTGLAPVDLVKEIRLNKSIELIKNSDMSISEIAFAVGFKDSGYYGKCFRKKYNQTPKEYMNEWRKV, from the coding sequence ATGAAAAGATTTCTTTTATTAACTCTGTTTTTATTGTGCCTGCTATCCTCAGTATCGGCTTATCCCAACATGATTGTGGAGCATTATACGGTTGAACAAGGATTGCCCAATAACATTGTGCACTGCTCTCTTAAAGGTAAAAATGGCTTTATGTGGTTTGGCACCTGGTATGGCTTATGCAGTTTTGATGGGACTAAATTCAAAGCATACAATAATAGGGACGGACTATATTCTGACCTCCCTCCCCGTAAAATACAGAGCATTCTCGAAGATAAAAACGGCTTTCTATGGATGAAGACAGTGGATAGAAAACTTTATATCTTTGATAAAGTGCATGAACGTTTTCATGCTGTCTACGATGATATGAAGGAATATTCAGAGAATATTCAAATCATAAAAATTCAGAAGACTCTCGAGGGAGATGTATTACTTCTCACCAAGGATAAAAGTTTGCTTCGCGCTTCAACAACAACTGATGGTAAAATAGAGATTAAACTTCTGCATGATTCAGGTGTGAATGTGGCGTTATACGACTGGAGATTGCGCAACAATGTGTTTTGCGAAACGAAAGAATACATCAACTGGATTGGAACGGATTACAAGATCTTTTCGTATAAGAAAGGGAATCAAATGCATGCTAAGCCGGCCAATTTTATCACAGAGAAGATGGGTATTGATGCGACAACTGAATTTACTTGCGCTTTTGGTTCCGGAAAAGCTGTATGGATGGCCGACAGGCATGGAAATATTTATCGCATCGATCTGTCTTTTGGGGTGGTAAGCAAACATAAATTGCCGGGGATAACATCAGGAATAGAGAATTTACTTGTAACCGATGCCGGCCTGGTTTACGTAAGTGTAGCTGGGCAAGGTGTTTACGAATATCATCAAAAGAGCCAATCTCTGCGAAAACTTCCTGTTTCGATGTTTCGCACGCCTGTTTCTTCTTCATTCATAGATAAGTACGACAAAGTGTGGTTGCAAGCGGGCAATGAAGGAATCATCTGCTATGATCCGCTGAATAATAATAGCAAACAATATTCTTTCCCTTCTGGAACAGCCATTGGTGACTTTAGTGTGCAAGATGCCGGCGAACAAGGAATCTTCTTTCTTGCGCCATCCGGAGAGTTGTTGCTCTTTGATCGTGAAACGCATGCGATGATGCGAATGAACCAAATGAAGCAGCTGTCAATTGATGAGGGTGCTCATCTGTTTTTAGGACAGTTTTTGGATAAGGACGGTATTCTTTGGCTTCTATCTTCTACTGCGGGAGTGTATCGGGTAAACTTTCCTAAAAAACAATTCAGGTTACTCGATCCGCATCAATTTACTCCCGGTAGTCAAAATCCCGCTACCGGATCAATCGGAATAAAGGCTTTGTTTCAATCTAGAAACGGTGATATATGGATTGGAACACGCTGGCAAAAGGTTTATCGGCTAGATAAAAATGGTCAATTGAAGCAAATCTTTTCGGCAGAGAATTATCAGATAGGGAATGTGTATCACATGATGGAGGACGACAGAGGCAATCTTTGGTTTTCGACCAAAGGAAGTGGTTTGGTAAAAGCTGAACCCGATGAATCTTCTTCCCTTGGATTCCGATTTACCCGATATACAAATGATCCGCATCACTCCAATTCTATTAGTGGGAATGAGGTGTACTTTAGTTTTCAGGATAGCAAGGGGCGTATTTGGGTAGGGGTATTAGCCGGTGGACTCAACCTCATTACTCAGGAAAAAGGGCAAACAGTATTTAAGCATAAATATAATGGATTGAAACACTATCCGTCTTACGGACTATACATGGATGTGCGTAATATGGCTGAGGATAAAGACGGCCGTATCTGGATCGGAACAATGGACGGATTGATGTCTTTTGATAGTAACTTCAAATCTTCCGATCAGATTGTTTTTGAAACCTACAGGAGCGAAAGTGCAAGTTCAAATATCGCTGATAATGACATCTATGTGCTTTATAAAGATCGGGATGAAAACATCTGGGTGAGTGTGTTCGGTGGAGGTGTGAATAAATTAATCGGTTATGATAAGACTACTCATCGCCCGCTGTTCAAATCTTATGGATTGAAAGAAGGTTTGAACAACGATGTGGTGGTATCTATCGTAGAGGATAAGGATAAGAATCTTTGGTTTGCTACCGAAAGTGGGCTTTCACTGTTTGACAAGAAGACTGAACGAATAAGGAACTTCGACAAATATGATGGTTTTCTGAGTGTGAAGATGGAGGAAAACTCCGCTTTAAAAACCCTCAATGGTGAGCTCTGGCTCGGCTGTAAGCAGGGGGTGCTGATCTTTTCACCGGATAAGCTGGAAACACTTAATGTGAATTATCAGACTTATATTGTCGATTTTCTCGTATCCAACAGAGATATACGCAGTTTCAAGGACAATCCTATTTTGATGGAGTCCGTTAAGTACGCCGATTCGATCACACTTAAACACAACCAATCGATGTTTACCATCGAATTTGCCGCTTTGAATTATTACAATCAAAATAGAGTTTCGTATCGCTATATTCTTGAAGGATACGAGAACGAGTGGCACTCAAACGGTAAAAACCGAATAGCCTCTTACACCAATGTTCCTCCGGGCGATTATGTCTTTCGGGTTCAATCCATTGATGAGGCTAATCCGCAGTTGCTCTCCGAAAAGAGACTTGCCATAACTATTTTGCCTCCATGGTGGCTTACTTGGTGGGCATATTGTATCTATGCTGTTTTAGTAATAGCATTGTTGTGGGGAGTTCTGAAAGCATCTCTCTTTATGATAAAAATGAAGAACGAAGTCTACATAGAGCAGCGGTTGTCGGAGTTGAAGATAAAATTCTTCACGAATATTTCTCATGAACTTCGGACTCCACTTACGCTCATTAAGGGGCCCATACAGGAGATCAAAGAGAAAGAAGCACTTTCTCCTAAGGGAGTACAGTATGTAGAACTGATGGAGAAGAATACCAATCAGATGCTTCAACTGGTTAATCAGATACTTGATTTCAGAAAGATACAGAGTGGAAAGATGCGTTTACATATCTCTCAGATAAACCTGAACAGTATGGTAAAATCCTTCCAAAAGGAATTCAGGGTACTGGCGGAGGAAAATGAAATAAGTTTCTCCTTCCAAGTGCCCGATGAGGCTATCTATCTTTGGGCAGATCAGGAAAAACTAGGTATTGTTATTCGAAACATTATCTCGAATGCGTTCAAGTTTACCCCTTCGGGAGGTAGTATCTTTGTCTCTATTGGTTTGGTTGAAGGTGCGGAACGTTGCTATGTGCGTGTAGAAGATACGGGAGTGGGCATACCTCAAAACAAATTGTCGGAGATATTCGAACGTTTCTCTCAAGGTGAAAATGCTCGTAATGCCTATTATCAAGGTACAGGAATTGGTTTGGCTCTCTCCAAAGAAATAATCAACCTGCATCATGGCCTTGTTGCGGCAGAGAGTCAGGAACAGGAAGGTGCTGTCTTTACTGTAGAATTACTGTTAGGTAAGGATCATTATAAACGATCCGAAGTAGATTTCTATGTAGGCGGAAGTGAATTGGATGCTGAATCCCCGCCTGAAGAACAAACAGATGCTCTTGATGAAGAGGAATCTGACAAGGAAGATGAAATGGATTCTTCGTTACCTACTTTGTTGTTGGTGGAAGACAATAAAGACCTGGGTAACCTGCTCAAACTTCAGTTGGAGGATCGATACAATGTTTACTTAGCCCTAAACGGAGTGGAAGGGTTGAAGAAGGTTCTTTTGTATCATCCGGATATTGTAGTTACGGATCAGATGATGCCCGAAATGTCGGGAACAGAGATGTTGCAACGTATCCGCAAAGATTTCCAGATCAGTCATATACCGGTTATCATACTTACGGCTAAGAATGACGACGAAGCTAAGACAAAAGCCATCAGTATGGGGGCTAATGCATACATTACCAAACCTTTCAGTAAAGAGTATCTGATAGCCAGAATGGAACAATTATTGAGCGAACGGAAACTTTTCCGTGAAAGGGTTTGGCAACAGTCCGACGAAAAACAACCGGATAGTTACGAACAATATTTGGTCAAGAAAGATGTTCAATTACTTGATAAGATCCATCAGGTGATAGAAGAGAATCTTGATAACAGCGACTTTAATATTGACACCATCGCAGCCAATGTAGGTCTCAGTCGTTCAGCCTTCTTCAAGAAGCTGAAAAGTCTTACCGGATTGGCTCCGGTGGACTTGGTGAAGGAGATACGGTTGAATAAATCGATCGAATTAATTAAGAACTCGGACATGAGCATCTCAGAAATAGCTTTTGCCGTAGGGTTTAAGGATTCGGGTTACTATGGTAAGTGTTTCCGTAAGAAGTACAATCAAACTCCGAAGGAATACATGAATGAATGGAGAAAAGTGTAG
- a CDS encoding polysaccharide lyase, with translation MNNIKKLLSVLVLTTACASSVVAQYPIIPDSTKVRAACQEAEFERKSDAAWQKALPIVLEEAAKGRPYKPWASKPEDLLKVNIPVFPGAEGGGAYTPGGRGGKVIVVTSLADEGSGTFREACETGGARIIVFNVSGVIRLNSPIHLRAPYITIAGQTAPGDGICVTGASFLIDTHDVVMRHMRFRRGAQDVAFRDDAIGGNAVGNIMVDHCSASWGLDENMSIYRHVYNRDAKGYGLKLPTVNITIQNSIFSEGMDSYNHGFGATIGGHNCMFARNLFASNISRNCSVGMNEGFNLVNNVIYNWWNRSVDGGDHTSSFNIINNYYKPGPITPLDKPISYRILKPEAGRDQTKAISFGKAYVTGNIVYGNKKVTANNWDGGVQLADEVKSGDFLGKIKVNEPFAMPHVTIMSTQKAYNFVLDNVGANFPKRDAVDARVVKTVQTGRAIYVDNAPEFVSPYVKRRLPADSYKKGIITDIRQVGGLPEYKGTPYVDSDNDGMPDAWEIKNGLNPNDASDAVLDCNGDGYTNIEKYINGIETKKKIDWTNVKNNHDTLAGRKSLL, from the coding sequence ATGAATAACATTAAGAAATTACTATCTGTTTTGGTATTAACAACCGCTTGTGCGTCATCGGTTGTTGCACAATATCCCATTATTCCGGATTCGACAAAGGTCAGGGCGGCATGCCAAGAGGCTGAGTTTGAAAGAAAATCTGATGCGGCTTGGCAAAAAGCTTTGCCAATAGTACTAGAAGAGGCTGCTAAAGGACGTCCGTACAAGCCATGGGCTTCGAAGCCGGAAGACTTACTGAAAGTGAATATTCCTGTTTTTCCGGGTGCTGAGGGTGGAGGAGCTTATACTCCCGGTGGACGCGGAGGAAAGGTGATCGTTGTAACCTCTTTGGCTGATGAAGGTTCCGGTACTTTCAGAGAAGCTTGTGAAACAGGTGGCGCACGTATTATCGTGTTCAATGTTTCGGGTGTTATTCGTCTCAATAGTCCTATCCATTTAAGGGCACCTTATATTACTATTGCCGGACAGACTGCTCCGGGTGATGGCATTTGTGTTACTGGTGCTTCTTTCCTTATTGATACACATGATGTGGTGATGCGTCACATGCGCTTCCGTCGGGGAGCGCAAGATGTTGCTTTTCGTGATGATGCAATCGGTGGCAATGCGGTGGGTAATATAATGGTCGACCATTGCTCTGCCAGCTGGGGATTGGATGAAAATATGTCTATCTATCGCCACGTTTACAATCGTGACGCAAAAGGATATGGTTTGAAACTCCCTACAGTAAATATCACGATCCAGAATTCTATTTTTTCTGAAGGGATGGATAGTTACAATCATGGTTTTGGTGCTACTATCGGTGGGCACAACTGCATGTTTGCCCGCAATCTTTTTGCGTCCAACATCAGCCGTAACTGTTCTGTTGGAATGAATGAAGGATTCAACCTTGTGAATAATGTGATTTACAATTGGTGGAACCGCTCTGTAGATGGTGGTGATCATACCAGTTCTTTTAATATTATTAATAATTACTATAAACCGGGTCCTATCACACCGCTTGACAAACCGATCTCTTATCGTATTCTTAAACCTGAAGCAGGTAGAGATCAAACCAAAGCGATATCTTTCGGAAAGGCTTATGTAACCGGCAATATTGTATATGGCAATAAAAAGGTCACAGCCAATAATTGGGATGGAGGAGTTCAATTGGCTGACGAAGTAAAATCGGGAGACTTTTTAGGAAAAATAAAGGTAAATGAACCGTTCGCCATGCCACATGTTACTATAATGTCTACGCAGAAAGCTTATAACTTTGTGCTGGATAATGTAGGAGCCAACTTTCCTAAACGTGATGCTGTAGATGCGCGCGTGGTTAAGACAGTGCAAACGGGAAGAGCCATTTATGTGGATAATGCACCGGAGTTTGTTTCTCCTTATGTGAAAAGAAGACTTCCGGCTGACTCTTATAAGAAAGGAATCATTACTGATATTCGTCAGGTGGGTGGTTTGCCTGAATATAAAGGAACTCCATACGTAGACTCTGACAACGACGGTATGCCCGATGCATGGGAAATCAAAAATGGTTTGAATCCGAATGACGCTTCGGATGCTGTACTCGATTGTAATGGCGATGGCTATACCAACATAGAGAAGTATATCAATGGAATAGAAACAAAGAAAAAGATAGACTGGACGAATGTGAAAAACAATCATGACACATTAGCCGGACGTAAAAGCTTGTTATAA
- a CDS encoding DUF6298 domain-containing protein, giving the protein MKRLNVKFFLLGLLSMGFVQAAAQTFALQVKNDKLTYSRDPKGNRILDFSFCGYRNSEQDIPDVNTVVFVPCKKGDNSAEIQRAIDYVSSLASDKNGFRGAVLLDKGVYTLSKELRISTSGVVLRGTDKEKTVLLKTGVDRGALIYVEGQDNKIVEDTLSIKSAYVPVNDCTMEVSSAVQLNKGDRVIVLRPSTKEWIASIGCDIFGGGISSLGWKPGDTNLYWDRTVTSVSGNKVTLDVPLTVALDAVYGESKMLRYRWTGRISNSGVENMTLVSDYNKQYSKDEDHCWVGISIENAEDCWVRRVDFKHFAGSAVAVQRTASRVTVEDCMSKEPVSEIGGMRRCTFFTMGQLTLFQRCYSEQGIHDFSVGFSAPGPNAFVQCDSKESLGFSGSIDSWACGLLFDVVNIDGHNLTYKNLGQGKNGAGWNTANSLFWQCTAAEIECYTPSKDAPNRAYGCWAQFSGDGEWGESNNHVQPRSIFYAQLAERLQKDCSLRARILPRNTSATSSPEVEEAMRLTKEAYTPRLTLEEWIGQGTFTASVNSDKVKSIDYIKFKQATTTQEKHSIGIIDGRLVMDGALMVGGRQEVPWWNGRLKTNFLPSAKPHITRFVPGREGLGLTDRIDSVVSYMKTNKLLVLDHNYGLWYDRRRDDHERIRRRNGDVWGPFYEQPFARSGQSTAWEGLSKYDLTRPNAWYWSRLKQFADKGEQEGLLLFHQNYFQHNIIEAGAHWVDSPWRSVNNINSTGFPEPVPFAGDKRLFMADMFYDVTNPARRELHRQYIRQCLNNFADNKNVIQLVSAEYTGPLHFVQFWLDVIAEWEEETGKHPLIALSATKDVQDAILNDNKRSAVVDIIDIRYWHYKNDGTTYAPEGGKNMAPRQHMRKMKVGKITFDEAYKAVNEYRQFYPGKAVTFYSQNYPDMAWAVFMAGGSCPQLPVSDTTFLKDAAAMKVEETDSASYKKMVNTDIGAIIYSQSEADIDVYLSTGKYRVCRINLRTGTIEDIHKSLKIKSLYHLKVPLDKTGIYWFHKL; this is encoded by the coding sequence ATGAAAAGATTGAATGTGAAATTTTTCCTCCTGGGATTACTAAGTATGGGGTTTGTGCAGGCTGCTGCACAAACCTTTGCTTTGCAGGTAAAGAATGATAAGTTGACTTACTCGAGAGATCCAAAAGGAAATCGAATACTGGATTTTTCTTTTTGTGGTTATCGAAATTCGGAGCAAGATATACCGGATGTGAATACAGTTGTATTTGTTCCTTGTAAGAAAGGGGATAATTCGGCCGAAATACAAAGAGCAATAGATTATGTTTCTTCTCTGGCATCCGATAAAAATGGTTTTCGTGGTGCTGTTTTGCTGGATAAGGGCGTTTATACTCTTTCTAAAGAGTTACGTATAAGCACTTCGGGCGTAGTGTTGCGTGGAACTGATAAGGAAAAAACGGTCTTACTGAAAACAGGAGTAGATCGTGGTGCACTGATTTATGTAGAAGGACAGGATAATAAGATCGTTGAAGATACATTGAGCATTAAGTCGGCCTATGTACCGGTGAACGATTGTACCATGGAGGTCTCTTCGGCAGTACAGTTGAATAAAGGTGACCGTGTGATAGTGTTGAGACCTTCGACTAAAGAATGGATTGCTTCTATTGGTTGCGATATTTTTGGTGGCGGAATCAGTTCACTGGGTTGGAAGCCTGGCGATACGAACTTATACTGGGACAGAACAGTTACGTCTGTAAGCGGAAACAAAGTAACGCTTGATGTTCCCTTAACAGTAGCACTTGACGCCGTTTATGGTGAATCTAAAATGTTACGTTATCGGTGGACGGGACGCATTTCTAATTCCGGTGTCGAGAACATGACTTTGGTGTCCGACTATAACAAGCAGTATTCAAAAGATGAAGATCATTGTTGGGTGGGAATTTCAATAGAGAACGCAGAAGATTGCTGGGTACGCCGTGTGGACTTCAAACACTTTGCGGGTAGTGCAGTGGCTGTGCAGCGTACTGCTTCCAGAGTTACAGTGGAAGATTGCATGTCGAAAGAACCCGTCTCAGAAATCGGAGGAATGCGCAGATGTACCTTCTTCACTATGGGGCAACTCACTCTTTTTCAACGTTGCTATTCTGAACAAGGTATTCATGATTTTTCTGTGGGATTTTCTGCTCCCGGACCTAATGCATTTGTGCAATGTGACTCGAAAGAATCCTTGGGCTTCAGTGGCTCTATTGATTCTTGGGCGTGCGGTTTGCTATTTGATGTGGTCAACATTGACGGACACAACCTAACGTATAAGAATTTGGGACAAGGTAAGAATGGTGCAGGTTGGAATACGGCTAATAGTCTTTTCTGGCAGTGTACTGCAGCCGAGATAGAATGTTACACTCCTTCCAAAGATGCACCAAACCGTGCTTATGGTTGCTGGGCGCAATTCTCGGGCGATGGAGAATGGGGTGAATCGAATAATCACGTTCAGCCACGTAGCATCTTCTACGCACAACTTGCTGAACGGTTGCAAAAAGATTGTTCGCTACGTGCACGTATTTTGCCAAGAAACACAAGTGCTACCAGCAGTCCTGAAGTGGAAGAAGCGATGAGATTGACCAAAGAAGCCTATACTCCTCGTTTGACTTTGGAAGAATGGATCGGTCAAGGTACTTTTACTGCGTCTGTAAATTCAGATAAAGTGAAATCGATTGATTATATAAAGTTTAAACAGGCTACTACTACACAAGAGAAGCATTCTATAGGGATAATAGATGGTCGCTTGGTGATGGATGGAGCTTTGATGGTAGGTGGCAGACAGGAAGTGCCTTGGTGGAATGGTCGATTAAAAACAAACTTCCTTCCTTCTGCCAAACCTCATATTACCCGTTTTGTGCCCGGAAGAGAGGGTTTGGGACTGACAGACAGAATAGATTCAGTCGTTAGCTATATGAAAACGAACAAATTATTGGTACTCGACCATAATTACGGTTTATGGTATGATCGCAGAAGAGACGATCACGAACGTATCCGTCGCCGCAACGGAGATGTTTGGGGACCTTTTTATGAGCAACCTTTTGCTCGTAGTGGTCAGAGTACGGCATGGGAAGGATTGAGCAAATACGATCTTACTCGTCCTAACGCTTGGTATTGGTCGCGCTTAAAGCAATTTGCTGATAAAGGAGAGCAAGAAGGTTTGTTGCTGTTTCATCAAAATTACTTCCAGCACAATATCATTGAGGCAGGAGCCCATTGGGTTGATTCCCCGTGGCGCTCGGTTAACAATATAAACAGTACCGGATTCCCCGAACCTGTTCCTTTTGCCGGAGATAAACGCCTTTTTATGGCAGATATGTTTTATGATGTGACGAACCCCGCTCGCAGAGAACTGCATCGGCAATACATCCGGCAGTGTCTGAATAACTTTGCCGATAACAAGAATGTGATTCAATTGGTCAGCGCCGAATATACAGGACCGTTACATTTCGTGCAGTTCTGGTTGGATGTGATTGCAGAATGGGAAGAAGAAACAGGTAAGCATCCGCTCATCGCATTGAGTGCAACGAAAGATGTGCAAGATGCTATTCTGAATGATAATAAACGTTCTGCAGTGGTTGATATTATCGATATACGCTATTGGCACTATAAGAATGACGGTACGACTTATGCGCCCGAAGGTGGTAAGAACATGGCTCCGCGCCAACACATGCGTAAGATGAAAGTTGGTAAGATCACATTTGACGAAGCTTATAAAGCGGTGAATGAATATCGCCAATTTTATCCGGGAAAGGCTGTGACGTTCTATTCTCAGAATTATCCCGATATGGCATGGGCCGTTTTTATGGCAGGAGGATCTTGTCCGCAACTTCCGGTTAGCGACACAACCTTTTTAAAAGATGCAGCTGCTATGAAAGTGGAAGAAACAGATAGTGCTTCTTATAAGAAAATGGTAAATACTGATATAGGAGCGATCATTTATTCCCAGTCTGAAGCAGACATCGACGTTTATTTATCAACAGGCAAATATAGGGTATGTCGCATAAATCTTCGTACAGGAACCATTGAGGATATACATAAATCTTTGAAAATCAAATCATTGTATCATCTGAAAGTTCCTTTAGATAAAACCGGAATTTACTGGTTTCATAAATTATAA
- a CDS encoding sigma-70 family RNA polymerase sigma factor has translation MLNDSCELDARLFADFQSGDMSAFSRIYDLHINILFNYGCKLTSDRELLKDCIHDIFVKMYVRRSNLSDISNFKSYLFISLKNKLCDEMRRRVYMSDTPVEEFSNVSSDDDIEDSYIASESRKKDKSIVGDILGQLSPRQREALTLYYIEEKKYDDICEIMNMNYQSVRNLMHRGLVKLRTLAG, from the coding sequence ATGTTAAATGATTCTTGTGAATTGGATGCACGACTATTTGCCGACTTTCAGTCTGGTGATATGAGTGCCTTCTCTCGTATCTATGATTTGCATATTAATATTCTGTTTAATTACGGTTGCAAATTAACTTCGGATAGAGAACTCTTGAAAGATTGCATTCACGATATTTTTGTGAAGATGTATGTAAGAAGAAGCAATTTGAGCGATATCAGCAATTTCAAATCTTATCTTTTCATTTCCTTAAAAAACAAATTGTGTGATGAGATGCGGAGAAGGGTTTATATGTCTGATACGCCTGTAGAAGAATTTAGTAATGTTTCGAGCGACGATGATATTGAGGATTCTTATATCGCTTCAGAATCCAGGAAGAAGGACAAAAGCATCGTTGGTGATATTCTCGGTCAGCTTTCTCCACGCCAACGAGAGGCGCTTACATTATACTATATAGAAGAAAAGAAATACGATGATATTTGTGAAATTATGAATATGAACTATCAATCGGTTCGTAATTTGATGCATCGGGGATTGGTCAAATTGAGGACTTTGGCCGGTTAA